The following are encoded in a window of Arthrobacter antioxidans genomic DNA:
- a CDS encoding HAD family hydrolase: MATHPTGSMHILAPDETDDERAAATGNSGGLRGVLWDMDGTIVDTEPYWIRAEKDLVEAYGGTWTDEQATTLVGQALEFSAGQLQQAGVDLGIRDIIDHLIGRVATDVSNTVPWRPGARELLAALHAEGIPCAMVTMSETLLASAVAAHLPEGTFSHLVTGDRVSAGKPDPEAYQLGFDLLAADHPGLGKDAVVAIEDSLPGVTAALAAGLTTLAVPHFVPLPPDARRTDWDTLAGRTPADLAALLPATNVQDGSDDESDDDLDDDENVA, translated from the coding sequence ATGGCAACCCACCCCACCGGCAGCATGCACATCCTTGCCCCCGACGAGACCGACGACGAGCGGGCGGCCGCCACCGGGAACTCCGGTGGCCTGCGGGGCGTGCTCTGGGACATGGACGGAACCATCGTCGACACCGAGCCCTACTGGATCCGGGCCGAGAAGGACCTCGTCGAAGCGTACGGCGGCACCTGGACGGACGAGCAGGCCACCACGCTCGTCGGCCAGGCCCTCGAATTCTCCGCGGGGCAGCTTCAGCAGGCCGGGGTGGACCTCGGCATCCGCGACATCATCGACCACCTCATCGGGCGCGTCGCGACCGACGTCAGCAACACCGTTCCCTGGCGTCCGGGAGCGCGGGAACTGCTCGCCGCGCTGCACGCCGAGGGCATCCCCTGCGCGATGGTCACCATGTCCGAGACCCTCCTCGCGAGCGCGGTCGCCGCGCACCTGCCCGAGGGGACGTTCTCCCACCTCGTCACCGGGGACCGCGTGAGTGCGGGCAAGCCCGACCCGGAGGCCTACCAGCTGGGCTTCGACCTGCTGGCGGCCGACCACCCGGGACTCGGCAAGGACGCCGTGGTCGCGATCGAGGATTCCCTGCCCGGCGTGACCGCCGCCCTCGCCGCCGGGCTCACCACCCTCGCCGTCCCGCACTTCGTGCCGCTGCCGCCCGACGCGCGCCGTACCGACTGGGACACCCTCGCCGGGCGCACGCCCGCGGATCTCGCGGCCCTGCTGCCCGCGACCAATGTCCAGGACGGGTCCGACGACGAGTCGGACGATGATTTAGACGATGACGAGAACGTCGCGTGA
- a CDS encoding PAC2 family protein — protein sequence MDSFEENQPTGVQDLFQDAAEPERRITIMLAAFEGWNDAGEAASDALKYMGRFFGSERISTIDADEFYDFQFTRPMIKRNASGQRRIKWPNTRISKTVVPHSNVDLILVNGVEPSYKWRAYTAELVALAKELSVDCIVLVGALLADVPHSRPIPVTVTSDDDLVRQSLDVEPSTYEGPIGIVGVLAEMGLLADIPTMSLWAAVPHYVGQSPSPKAQLALLNKLEEILQIAVDTHVLTEESEAWERGVDELATEDPEVAAYVRQLEEAKDTVDLPEASGESIAREFERYLKKRRREQ from the coding sequence GTGGATAGCTTCGAAGAGAACCAGCCGACCGGAGTCCAGGACCTGTTCCAGGACGCCGCCGAACCCGAACGCAGGATCACGATCATGCTCGCGGCCTTCGAGGGATGGAACGACGCCGGTGAGGCGGCCAGCGACGCACTGAAGTACATGGGACGCTTCTTCGGCAGTGAGCGCATCTCCACCATCGACGCCGACGAGTTCTACGACTTCCAGTTCACACGTCCCATGATCAAGCGGAACGCATCGGGCCAGCGCCGCATCAAGTGGCCCAACACGCGCATCAGCAAGACCGTGGTGCCCCATTCGAACGTCGACCTCATCCTCGTCAACGGCGTCGAGCCCTCCTACAAGTGGCGTGCCTACACCGCCGAACTGGTCGCGCTCGCGAAGGAGCTCAGCGTCGACTGCATCGTCCTGGTCGGCGCGCTCCTGGCCGATGTCCCCCACTCGCGTCCCATCCCGGTGACGGTCACGTCCGACGACGACCTCGTCCGGCAGAGCCTCGACGTGGAACCGTCCACGTACGAGGGCCCTATCGGGATCGTCGGGGTCCTCGCTGAGATGGGCCTCCTCGCGGACATCCCCACCATGTCCCTGTGGGCCGCCGTACCGCACTATGTGGGCCAGTCACCTTCGCCGAAGGCGCAGCTCGCGCTCCTGAACAAGCTCGAGGAGATCCTGCAGATCGCCGTGGACACGCACGTGCTCACGGAGGAGTCGGAGGCCTGGGAGCGCGGGGTCGACGAACTCGCCACCGAGGACCCGGAGGTCGCCGCCTACGTGCGCCAGCTCGAGGAGGCCAAGGACACCGTGGACCTCCCGGAGGCCAGCGGCGAGTCGATCGCCCGGGAATTCGAGCGGTACCTGAAGAAGCGCCGGCGCGAACAGTAG
- a CDS encoding tRNA (adenine-N1)-methyltransferase has protein sequence MSTTPTPAQSAGPHGAAARRGPFRAGERVQLTDEKGRMNTITLTPGGAFHTHKGFLQHDALIGAVEGTILENTTGQLYQALRPLLSDFVLSMPRGAAVVYPKDAGQIVTMADIYPGARVVEAGVGSGALSISLLRAVGDSGYLHSFERREEFADIARGNVETIFGGPHPAWQITLGDFQEQVLAQESPGSVDRVVLDMLAPWECLDAVATVLAPGGVWISYVATVTQLSRTAEAIRADGRFTEPEAWESMVRGWHLEGLAVRPDHRMVAHTGFLLTTRRLAEGAIGFTPKRRPSKTGFSEEDLNAWTPQAVGERDVSDKRLRRVARDAASTIQRGALPAEEAQARRDAIADGGTVE, from the coding sequence ATGAGCACCACCCCCACACCCGCACAATCCGCCGGACCGCACGGCGCGGCAGCCCGCCGCGGTCCGTTCCGCGCCGGCGAGCGCGTGCAGCTCACCGACGAGAAGGGCCGGATGAACACCATCACCCTCACGCCCGGCGGCGCGTTCCACACCCACAAGGGCTTCCTCCAGCACGACGCGCTCATCGGCGCCGTCGAGGGCACCATCCTCGAGAACACCACCGGTCAGCTGTACCAGGCCCTGCGGCCCCTCCTGTCGGACTTCGTGCTGTCCATGCCGCGCGGCGCGGCTGTCGTCTACCCGAAGGACGCCGGGCAGATCGTCACGATGGCCGACATCTATCCGGGCGCGCGCGTCGTGGAGGCCGGCGTGGGTTCCGGAGCGCTGTCCATCTCGCTGCTGCGGGCCGTGGGCGACAGCGGCTACCTCCACTCCTTCGAGCGCCGCGAGGAGTTCGCGGACATCGCCCGCGGCAACGTCGAGACGATCTTCGGCGGGCCCCATCCGGCCTGGCAGATCACCCTGGGCGACTTCCAGGAGCAGGTCCTCGCCCAGGAGTCGCCCGGATCCGTGGACCGCGTGGTCCTGGACATGCTGGCACCCTGGGAGTGCCTTGACGCCGTCGCCACCGTCCTGGCGCCCGGCGGCGTGTGGATCAGCTACGTGGCCACGGTCACCCAGCTCTCCCGGACCGCCGAGGCCATCCGCGCGGACGGCCGCTTCACCGAGCCCGAGGCTTGGGAGTCCATGGTGCGCGGCTGGCACCTCGAGGGCCTCGCCGTGCGCCCCGACCACCGCATGGTCGCCCACACCGGTTTCCTGCTCACCACCCGCCGCCTGGCCGAGGGTGCCATCGGCTTCACCCCGAAGCGCCGACCCTCCAAGACCGGGTTCAGCGAAGAGGACCTCAACGCCTGGACGCCGCAGGCCGTGGGGGAGCGGGACGTCTCCGACAAGCGGCTGCGCCGCGTCGCCCGTGATGCGGCGTCCACCATCCAGCGCGGCGCCCTGCCCGCCGAGGAGGCCCAGGCCCGCCGCGACGCGATCGCCGACGGCGGCACCGTCGAGTAG
- a CDS encoding site-2 protease family protein: protein MSAPQDAPQDAPRQERTPGLPLGRIAGVPVVVAWSWFVITAFIVLVFGPRVGQVIPGIGVGAYAVALGYALLLAASVLLHELAHALTARAFGWPTTRIVLNLWGGHTQFASFNASPGRSLLVALAGPAANFVLAGLGWAILQAVEPGSVTYLLTTILVWANLLIAVFNVLPGLPLDGGRLVESAVWRVTGSQEQGTVAAGWAGRILVVLLMGVVVGVPLVVGRGPDLTFILIAVVMGAFLWMGATAAITNAKMRLRLPAISAGRLQRPAVGVAAGTSVLAVRRILRENPGVAVVLTGPSGVPEAVVDDAALLAVPEETAAGTAVNAAARRLGAGAYVPEWAEGQELVQFLARLEGSEYAVVNRAGAVTGLLHQRTVVQAITGKGTTGISPGA from the coding sequence GTGAGCGCACCCCAGGACGCTCCGCAGGACGCTCCGCGGCAGGAGAGGACCCCCGGTCTGCCGCTCGGCCGGATCGCCGGTGTCCCCGTGGTCGTCGCCTGGTCCTGGTTCGTGATCACCGCGTTCATCGTGCTGGTCTTCGGGCCCCGCGTGGGCCAGGTCATCCCCGGGATCGGCGTCGGTGCGTACGCCGTCGCCCTCGGCTACGCCCTGCTCCTCGCGGCGTCCGTGCTCCTCCACGAGCTGGCGCACGCGCTCACCGCCCGGGCCTTCGGCTGGCCCACCACCAGGATCGTGCTCAACCTGTGGGGCGGGCACACCCAGTTCGCGAGCTTCAACGCTTCCCCGGGGCGGTCCCTCCTCGTCGCCCTCGCGGGGCCCGCAGCGAACTTCGTGCTCGCCGGCCTCGGCTGGGCGATCCTCCAGGCGGTGGAACCGGGCAGTGTCACCTACCTCCTGACGACCATCCTCGTGTGGGCGAACCTGCTCATCGCGGTCTTCAACGTGCTCCCGGGGCTGCCCCTGGACGGCGGGCGCCTCGTCGAGAGCGCGGTCTGGCGGGTCACCGGGAGCCAGGAGCAGGGCACCGTGGCGGCGGGCTGGGCCGGACGCATCCTCGTGGTCCTGCTGATGGGCGTCGTGGTGGGCGTCCCGCTGGTCGTGGGCCGCGGCCCCGACCTCACGTTCATCCTCATCGCCGTGGTCATGGGCGCCTTCCTGTGGATGGGGGCGACCGCCGCCATCACGAACGCCAAAATGCGCCTGCGCCTCCCCGCGATCAGTGCGGGAAGGCTCCAGAGACCCGCGGTCGGTGTCGCGGCGGGCACGAGCGTGCTCGCCGTCCGCCGCATCCTGCGGGAGAACCCGGGGGTCGCCGTCGTCCTGACCGGGCCCTCCGGCGTCCCCGAGGCCGTGGTCGACGACGCCGCGCTGCTGGCCGTCCCCGAGGAGACCGCGGCAGGCACGGCGGTCAATGCCGCCGCACGGCGCCTCGGCGCCGGTGCGTACGTCCCGGAGTGGGCGGAGGGGCAGGAGCTCGTGCAGTTCCTCGCGCGGCTGGAAGGCAGCGAGTACGCCGTCGTGAACCGTGCGGGCGCCGTCACCGGCCTGCTCCACCAGCGGACGGTGGTGCAGGCCATCACCGGCAAGGGCACCACGGGGATCTCGCCCGGCGCCTGA